In Octopus sinensis unplaced genomic scaffold, ASM634580v1 Contig16151, whole genome shotgun sequence, the DNA window cggtgctccagcatggccacagtcaaatgactgaaacaagtaaaagatatatatatatataaaggggtttgtatgattgtgtatagagggatatatattattcaaagaaaatccaactctgttttttacgttttatttatattctttataatattaatgtagaatatagaatatatagtataaatagtatatataataaaatgaaatgaagtattgattgtcttattgaatagatgaaatattgaatatcaaatattaagggactagtatactttcttgcattaaagcagtcttcaaggtcccaagttgtgacaggagtgtttcaactatatatatatatgtatatatctatgtgtgtgtgtgtctttgtgtctgtgttcaccccaccccatcatcacttgacaactggtgttggtgtgttcatgtccccttAACTCAGccgtttggcaaagagaccaatggaaataagtactaggcttaaaaacaaaCCATTGTCAAATTGTTCGACAAAAACCCTTCGAGGTcgtgctccagcgtggcctcagtcaaatgactgaaacaagtaaaagaataaaagaattaaaacaatGGAAGTTACaaagaattataataaaaatatgtatttatttatatttacaaaattttttcaactttgtatttttttcctctctcctcctcctcttcctcctccccaacAACAGTTTGATTCATATTATATAAAGTCACAACAGTCTctctcttttataaatatatatgtatttacattaaaatagcattttttttttttcaatttcacttttAATTTTCAAACTGACAAGTCTGTGTCCAAGCCTCACTGTGGTGACCAAAGCTGCTCAATAAAGGGAATGGAAACTAATCCTTGGGGGTCTTCACAATGTAGATCATGCAAATCAGAGAACATTCATATAATTGTTGTTtggccctaggtcagtcctgattgaatagatctatgatcaaaggcatttcagatatgaccatcctgtttttttttctttttaacacagTGTGTCTAGGActaacattatctaatgtgctctTTCTTTAAATTATGGTATGTAATGTgtagaagatttagctgctatttctagcatatcaagtaACTACACAAAGACTGCCTCCAATATATCTGCTGAATGTAAGAGTTCAATCTctttcaacaaactttttaatcTTTCTGTCTTTAAGTTGGTGAATCACATATTTTGGTGTGACTATTTCTGAAGACTGCCTGGCACCACAGCTTTTGATAAAATACTGATCAAAGAATGGTGTCCTAGTGAAATAGATATGCTTGATGGTAACCAATAATCTAGATGATGTCTGATCTCTGCATGTCTAGACTGTTGGATCATCAGACTTGTGTGCCGTACCTTAGCTTAGCTCTTGAGAAGTTACTATTGTCTCTTTGGTATTTTTGAAACGGAGCTAACCACAGCCACTGAAGAATactgaaataacagaaaaaaaagaaatgaatgattaaaaaaatgtatttgattGCCCTGAGAGTTCAAACTCTATTCGTTTCATCTTCATCTCGTAGTATCGAGTCTGTGTCTGGATTCGCTTCTTGTCTGCTAACAGCACTTCATACTGGAGCTGTAAAAGGTCTCCTTGTGTCACAGTGGCTGCTGAGTTCATGGAACCTTGGTGGGAAGATTTAGCTGAATGAGGAAGTGTGGCAGCCAGTGAAGGCTCTTGGTTGAGGGGTAACGACGTCAAGGACGTGGAGGAAACTGGGAAGGAACGGTAAGAGTTAAGAGTGCGAGACGGTAATGAGGAGTTTGATGAAGCATTTGGGGATATCATTGATGTAGGAATGGCACTGTTGGAGGACTTTAACAGAAAGTTACGAACAGATCTGTTCCGAGAAAATGGTCGAGTTGATGACAATGGTGAAGAGTACATCCTTTTTGTTGACAGCGACGACATACCAGTTAATGGACGTAATTTAGATGAGTTGAAAGAGGTGAAAAGTCGCTGTGACCTGGATGGTGTCCGCACCGGTGTGTGAGTGGTGGTGCCAGCATTGTTGTCTGTGAGATTAATGGTAAATTTATGAGAACTgtaattgttgtagttgttgtcagCAATGGAAGCAGGATTGCAGGTAACAGAGTCTGGTAATATTTCAGTATTGGCTCCATCTGTTAAAACTCTTTCAACTGGTTCATTATGGATTTCATTGACCAATAATGGTTCATCTTTTAAAACAGGATCTGGAATTTCTTCTTTTATAactaaaatgaaaggaaattgagaaaatgtgatgACAAATGAATCAAAAACATTACTGAGGTATATTCAGCTGCTCTCTCCCTTTAATCATAACCTCGatcatttttaaccctttagcattcagattactctgtcaaatgtaaagcctgtttaatcacattgttttaaattaattgtgcagcatcttgtaactctgaggttttgatgatgtccctgtttatttttagaatgactttgtagggtaggtgtgagaggtcagagctggctggtttgagcataaaacaagaagacaattttggcctgatatggccggtttaaacactaaagggttaatggtggGACACAAGGGAgatgaagctataaataatagcatgtaaatattgggcttAAAAACCCCTGTGGATGGGGAAAGTTGAAGGCTGCTTGTAGGACTTGAACCAACATCTATAAACATGACAGATGTCCTACCAGTGAACCAAAGCATTCCTTTAAATTTCTCCATCTATTTTAGAATCTTTGTATATTGTTTACAtcttaagaatttagaaacttcaataaaatatgaaataattttttcagcGGAACtgaaagtagataaagctataaaccagtggttctcagtgTTGAGCCTGATGCCCACTGGGTGGGCCTGGGAAAATTTTGAGGGTGCCTGAGAAAGTTCTGAGAGGACCTTGGAAATTTTCTGGATTGGAAACAAGCTGTTTTTAGTATTCAATTTGTAGTCTTGACCAGCATTGCCGAAAGATTTTCCCAAAACGTAACAAATGTTTATCTCAAAACATTACAAATGTAACAAATAAAatcgttaaacaacgatgatgaagatgaccatTAGAAGTAtccataaagaagaagaaaaaaaaacgatgtagGAAAAAAGGGAATTAGTTGCAAAGGTGAGTAAAGCTCACACAACCAGTGAAATTTTTGTTAAACCAGCAATTTTGGTGTGTGTAAAAGGAATTGCTTGGAGAAAAGGCTACGAAAAGTCCCTTTCTCCAATGACACTGTTAAAAGAAGGCAAGAAGAGATGGCAGAAACCCTGGAGGAACAACTGGTGGTCAAGCTTAAAGTCTTCAAGTTTTCTCTCCAAATTGCTGAAACAACTCTTCATAACTGCTGCTTGCTACTTGCCTATGTTCGCTTTATTGAAGAGCTGACAAAATGAGAAGAAATGCTGTTTATGAAAGCATTAACTGATACAAAGAGTGAGACTATATTTGAAGCCGTCAAATcttatttcgaaaaaaaaaaagaaatcccaTTATTGAATCTGCTGCAAATTGTTAAAGATGTTACAAATGCAATGACAGGTAGACACAATGGATTTAAAGCGAAACTGAAAGAGATCACCCCACTGCATCATCCATTGACCAACACCTTGTTGCTAAATCACTCAATAGTGAAACGACGATTTCATCTGTCAATTTTGTCAAAGCCAATGCTCTCAACAAAAGGCTATTTTCACAACACTGAGAAAATTAGGAGCACCAAATGCTTCTATTACATACCAAAGTTCGATGGCCGTCAAAAGGTGATTGTCTCACATGCCTTGTACAAATGTGGGAAGCACTTCTGCTTTTCCTTGAGAACATGCAGCTTCAAGCAAGCTGGTGGAAGCAGAAGGAAAGGGCAAACTTCCTGCTTGAAACTATGATTGATATTGATACAAAGGCAGGAATTTTCTACTTTGCTGACATTTACTTGCAGGTCAAAAGCCTTAAATAAATCGCTTCAAAGATGCGGCACAACAATAGTGgactgttggcattaggaagggcatcccactgtagaaactttgccggatcagattggagcctggtgcagccttctggcttgccaggcctcagtcaaactgtcagcatggaaagtggacattaaacgatgacataaaggcggcgagctggcagaaacgttagcacaccgggcgaaatgttttgcggtatttcgtctgctgctacgttctgagttcaaattccgccgaggtcgactttgcccttcatcctttcaaggtcgattaaataagtaccagttacacactggggtcgatataatcgacttaacctgtttgtctgtccttgtttgtcccctctgtgtttaccccttgtgggtagtaaagaaatagatgacatatgtgttttttgtgtccATGGAACAGCAGCGATGACAAGAAgaactacaaaaacaaaagacataaaaatacacaaattaccaCAGCCTATTACTTGCTTACCAGCAAAGAGCTTCAAAAATCTGCTCTACTTGACTGTCACATAGGGACTGGCTGTTGGACTATTACTATGTTCTTGAACCAAGGTTGCTGACTCAAGATAAATACTTCCTGGATTACAGTTGGGCTACAGAAAGCATATGTGCTTTTTGTGTCCATGGAACAGCAGCGACGAAAAGAACCACTACAAAAAAACATGATTGGCCATCTAGAACTGGACATATTGTTGGTAAACACAATGTGAAACACCCATCACTTATTGACCCTCAGTAAATACATCTTCCACCACTTCACATTAAAGTTGGCCTCATGAAAAATTTCATGAAGGGTATGGATCACCAAGGTAGTGGTTTCCAATACTGAAAGATAAATTCAAAGGAATATAAACAGATGCTAAACTAGAAGCTGCAGTTTTCACTGGGTCACAGATCCGCAGAGACATCCATGACTCATCGTTACCATCGAACTAGGAAAACGAATATCTTTTGTTGAAGATGCTGAAAATTTTCTTCGAAATCACAAAACTGAAAACCATCAGGAACTCATAGAAAATATGTTTGAATCTTATGAAAAGATGGGATGCAGAATGTCtttgaaaatgcatttttttacatTCTCATCTTGACTTCTTCCTGACCAACCTTGGGGCTGTGAGTGACAAACATGGTGAGTACTTCTACCAACTGATCTCAGTAATGGAAAACAGATACCAGGGTAATTCCAACCCAATTATGATGGGAAATTATTGTTGGTTGATGCAGAAGGAGAGCTCATCTCCCTTCAAGTGACAAAGGAAGAGGAAACACCAAAGTTTCATTTAAAAACAGGAAGTAGCCTTTTGGTAGTAACGACAAAATACTAACACACTTTGGGTGGATGGTCAGATGCAGGGATGGTAATTCTGCCACCAGAATTCCACTGTCTTAAGCCAGAATAAAGGAGGAAAGAAGTCCCTGTTCactaattatttaattatcatcatcatcatttaacatctgttttctatgctagcatgggttggacggttcgaccggggtctgggaagccaggaggctgcaccaggctccaatctgatctggcaatgtttctacagctggatgcccttcctaacgccaaccactccgtgagtgtagtgggtgctttttacgtgccaccatcatagatgccaggggaggctggcagcggccacaatcggttggtgcttatatatagatcatcatctggtatgggtcagatggtttgactgggcctgatgagctggggaactgcaccaggttccagtctgatttggcatggttttttccacagctggatacccttcttaatgccaaccactccaggagtgtaatgggtgcttttacatgccactggcacgggtgctgaACATGTGTGTGCAGCATTTGTTCCTTTGTCTTGCGATTAACATAAAATGTAGCACAGAAAATCAGCTTAGATGGCTTTCATAATAGAAGCAGGTgtggaaaaaattttaaatagggGTTTTCGGTTACACAAAATCTGGGCAAGGCTCGAGAAATTTAGATATTAGATATGAAATTAGCATCAGAATGTTGCCTAGTGTTAAATTGTTCAATATGTGCCTTTTCATGAAGACAATATAGTGTAGTTTGAGGGAGAGGTGGCTATTATTTCAAGCAAATTGAGTGATTAGGTAGAGGCCTCCTAACAGACTTGTTATTAAAGACTCTACATAGTGGTAAGTGAgcgtgtggctgtgtgctaagaggTTCGCTTTCTAACCACGAttccagagttcagtgtctactgctataaccccaggacaaccaaagccttgggaatagatttggcagatggaaactgaaagaagcccatcgtgtgtgtgtgtgtgcgtgcgtgttcatgtatatatatgtgtgagtgtgtgtgtgtgcgcgcgtgtttgctccccactaccacttgacagtcggtgttagtttgtttacattcccgtaacttagcggttcggtaaaagaagccgatagaataattaccaggctttaaaaaaataaaaataaaaataagtcctgggattgatttaatcaaccaaaactcttcaaagtggtgccccagcatggccgcagtctaatgattgaaacaagtgaaaggtaaaagataaaagaagatactgccaggtgtaggcatggctgtgtggtaagaagcttgcttcccaaccagatggttccaggttcagtcccattgcgtgctaccttgggtaagtgtcttctgcgtGAATTttgtagtcggaaactgaaagaaacccgtcgtataaataaataaatatgtcggttcggcaaaagagaccgatagaataagtactgggcttacaaagaataagtcccggggttgatttgctcgactaaaggcgatgctccagcatggccgcagtcaaattactgaaacaagtaaaagagtatgtgtgtgtgtggtctttgtccccactaccatcgcttgacaacttagcggttcgggaataaagaaccgatagaatacgtactagacttgcaaagaataagtctggggggTCGAtgtcttcgactaaaaacccttcaaggcggtgccccagctcaaacaagtaaaagagtaaagttgaATTGAACAGTTGCGGTTTCTGCTCCACAACGTAAGCAAAAATTGGGTACAAGGGACGTAACCGCAGCGGAACGGCAGAGCAATGAGGTATTTCGACCCGAGAAGCGAAGGGCCAAGATTGCAATCGGACCCAAACCGTCGCACAGTGCCGTCCAACTTGGGATTTCGTAATTACGAAGAATCATGTCGAGGAACAAACAAGGTGCTGCCTTCCTTACACGTGACATTGTTTTGTCAAAATCGGAAGTCACCTTGTGTTTTGAAAAATCAGTGAACAGAGAAATTCTGCTAAAaggccacaaatatatatatatatatatatatatatcaataataataaagggtgagattaattaatttggaataatcattaatttcaccaagtagatttcggcatgtaaaagccccattcaaggaaggtttaagtaatactaaataattaagggttagcaacgatttgcccaccacacacaccgaatttagaaatagcagtcaaagagttttggctattctttctacttaaaagggagatcccagtaaaaccacagcagcATTAAagccttttaagtgctgtggttttactgggatctccctttaagtagaaagaatagccaaaaactcttgactgctatttctaaattcggtgtgtggtgggcaaatcgttgctaaacccttaattacttagtatatatatatattaatatatatatatatatatattagatatatatatatatatagagagagagagagagagagagagagagagagagagagagagttcggtTTGGAAACGGTCCTAGCTCAGTCATAATTTACGTAAATTGATCATCATTGTATTAAATTTCAAATGTCATTCATAACTGAAAACGTTTCGGTCAAGCGTTTTGGTCTGGTTTCGGGGAGAAGAGGGAAAAGGGGAGCGGACTAACTGTACTGTTCACCCCGCCCCCTCTCCCTCCCGCAATCAGTTTTTCTCTTCAGAGCAGACATCTGATCAAAGAAAAAGACGTTCCAGCCTCGACCAACCtgtctttttatttactttcatatatacGCAAAATGTACTAGGACTATATTAACTAATCAAACGCACCATTCCGCTTGAGTATATTctcatcaaggtcgactttgccttttatcctttcggggtcgattaaataagtaccagttacgcactgggatcgatataatcgacttaatctgtttctctgtccttgttcgtccccctctgtgtttagccccttgtgggtagtaaagaaatagtatattctcaTCAAGTAcattgctatgtgtgtgtgcttagaagGCAGGAAAAAAGTGAGTACTCGTGTAgagaataagtaaaagagagagaagtggaggggTACATGTGGGGTTAAAGGGTAATTTGGAGATTAATGTTTTCACAGGCCAATCGCTTAATATAGTGGGggtttttctagtttcagctcagagctgcggccatgcggatgcaccgccgttatatatacatacatacgataggcttctttcagtttccgtctaccaaatccactcacagggtattggtcggcccgaggctattgcagaagaaactcgcccaagatgccaggcagtgggactgaacccggaaccatgtggttggttagcaagctacttaccacacagccactcctgcaaacatatacatacatttatatatatacgcttatgtatttattttcaagaTTCCTGGTGTGAAATCGTGTCTTGAAAcggaccatcccgaaatatatgtgtgtatatatatatatatgaatatatacatatacacacaaatagataagTTTTGTGCCTGAGCTTGTAACGACCTGTAAGTTTTGTCAACAACCTGCCACGGGTATAGGAGGAACGAAATAAaacagattatatacatacatacacagaccacCAGGTAACACAACTCCACCACGTGCCCTAAATGTTTTAGAAATCAGTTGCAAAATGAGagatttcactttttcttttcagaattttcttctctttatttttttttttttgcgaaatacggattttatgattcatgtgtgagtgtgtgttcttgatactcgtttagaacaagtagttttacaccattacactattttttcttagttttaaggccgtggactgaagatgtgaaatttccgaagcctctcccccacccccctttcgcgagcgcgcatttttttcatgatagtcgtttagagcaagttgttttacacctactacgctgtttttgtgttttgtttttgtgcccggttcagacgctttcggaaattcccgatataatattccgaggcctcttccccacccctctttcgcgagagcgcatttttttttgtcatattcgtttagagcaagttgttttacacatccactttattttttgttttggtgcccggtcagctcctcagacgctttcggaacttccgatgtgaacttttgaattttccgaggcctctcccccacccccctttcgcgtgcgcgaattttttttttcatattcgttcataggaagttgttttacacctattacacacattttttttttgattttctgattttgttacgccctatattaaccgttatttctagcatatcaagtgACCACGTAATATATAAGTAACTAGGGGAAGAATTAGctcatttttattatttcgtaATTTATGTGATTATACTGCTTTTAAAAACCAATTAGGAATTTTATCTTCgttaattgaattttttccccttTCAATGTGAAAATACCTTTAATGTAACGCCAATCAATTCGATACCTTTGCTAACCGGTGGTTGTTTTCGAATTCGGATGTCGGTCGACTTCGATAAACTGCACAAATTGATGGGAGTATTCTCCATAAAATTGGATTAAGGAACCTGAAATCCTTAATTATAAggaataatttgtgtgtgtgtatatatatatatatatatatgtagttatgtctggagagaatcattttctttttgtgccttataatttaagacACCGGtaaaacggatatatatatatatatatatatatatatatatatatatatctgtgtgtgtatatatatatttttaatccattcttgttgcttttttcctatttgtaatcacccaacttgtcgtatggttaacaccatatagatttccgatgcatcctagttaaggaccatattcatgtgaattcattagaattcacttgaatctcaatcaCTTaacaaccgtatatatatatatatatgtgtatatatatatatatatatatatataatatatatatatatatatatatgtgtgttgtgtgtgtgtgtgtgtgtgtgtatatatatgtatataatatgtgtgtgtgtgtatgtatatatatatatataggcgcataccTACACAAATGTGACCCTTCTGTCGATttaatttcctcataactttccggaaaatggatatcttttcatGGAAATTTCTGCAAATTTGTTTCAGGTGGTGTCGATTTCAATTACTTCGGAATTTGTGGCTatatggtaagcagcttgcttatcaatcacatggttccagtttcagttgcactgcgtgacaccttgggcaagtgtcttctaccttagccttgtgagtggatttgatagacggaaactgaaagaagcctgtcgtatatgcatgtatgtatgtatatgtttgtgcccccaccatccACGtagcatagcagttcggcaaaaggaagcaatagaataagtactaggcttacaaagtataagtcctggggtcgatttgttcgattaaagatGGTGCTTcggcatggccacactcaaatgactgacacaaataaaataatatatatttatatatttgtatacatgtgtatgtatgtatgtgtgtgtgtggagcaacCTTCGACTTTTTCAATCCAAAACGGCTTTTTGAACCCATGCTTATAGTGCTATATGTACTTCGAGGTCCACTGTTTCAGAgactgatatctatctatctgtctgtatctatatatatatatatatatatattctttattgcccacaaggggctaaacatagaggggaca includes these proteins:
- the LOC115230704 gene encoding uncharacterized protein DDB_G0286447-like, which encodes MNDTKFLFKKRSKKRNFSEKEVSILTHEYEKHMIILNSKLTNSITNQKKQRIWERITDAINAVGVNRRRTSSYRSGQTTTTTCTTTTTAITTTATAVVIIVARCPVGTVGWWWWGGGGGGGVVITSVVDGIDPIATVTQVTTDGSDPGYSIAAGSTTVVTTTVNGNNNNNISINSIKNNNNNTNSSNHVPNNNNTLVNNATVVTNSLINGESLVNDPGVGEDLTIVIKEEIPDPVLKDEPLLVNEIHNEPVERVLTDGANTEILPDSVTCNPASIADNNYNNYSSHKFTINLTDNNAGTTTHTPVRTPSRSQRLFTSFNSSKLRPLTGMSSLSTKRMYSSPLSSTRPFSRNRSVRNFLLKSSNSAIPTSMISPNASSNSSLPSRTLNSYRSFPVSSTSLTSLPLNQEPSLAATLPHSAKSSHQGSMNSAATVTQGDLLQLQYEVLLADKKRIQTQTRYYEMKMKRIEFELSGQSNTFF